A region of the Thioploca ingrica genome:
GGCTTACCACTTTATGAAACCGCCGGGTTATTAGCGAAAATAGGTATAAAAATTCTTTAGTCACTCGGTAAATTCGCCCAGTTTTGGCGACATACAATGACTTTCCAATAAACTTTTCCTAGGAGCAAGTATATTAAGGAAAAAAATAATGGCAAATGAAAAACATCTGGCCATCCTGCGGCAAGGCGTACCGGCATGGAATAGTTGGAGAAAACAAGCTAGAAGCACTTATCCCGACTTATCCGGGTGTAACTTAATTGGAATGAACTTGGCGAAGATAGATATGTTTCGTGCTAATCTCAATAAAGTGAATTTAACGGATGCAGATTTATCCGGGGCTAATTTATCCGGGGCTAATATCAGTGAAGCCAATCTCATGAGAGCCAACTTGATCAAAGCCGATTTAAGTGAAGCGAATTTAAGCGAATCTTACTTAGCGCGAACTAACTTTACTGAAGCCAATTTAGCCGAAGCTAATTTAACCAAAGCCTATTTAATTGAATCTTATTTATCGGGCGCGAATTTATCAGAAGCGAATTTATTTAGAAGTAATTTATTTGAATCTGACTTATTTCGTGCTAACTTAACCGGTGCTAATCTATTTAAGGCGAATCTGACTGAAACGAATTTAATTGAAGCGAATTTAACTGGCGCTAATTTATTTAAAGCCACTTTAACAGAAGCCGATTTTAGTGGTGCCAAGTTGGAGGGAGTTTATATTGAAAGTAATCGGGTTAATAAGATTAATCGTTAATTGAATTGGCGTTAATTAATTTAGGTTAACTCATTTAGTTTATTAACCTAAACAATAAAGTTAAGTTTTATCACTGTCAGGGTGGCAAATTAAACTAGTTTTCTTTGCCCCAACTGTTTGCTTTTCTTACCAACACCATAGGAGTATTTTTCATGAAAAAATATAGGCTACCAACCCTTATTTCACTGGCATTAAGTCCAATTTGGATTTTAGCTCAAGAAGCCGCTCCACCTCCCGCTGCGGCACCACAAGCACAATCTTCAACTCCAGCAACTCCTCCCGCCACCGAAAAGACCAAGAACAAGCCACAAGATTTAATGAAAAAGCATCAAGCGCATAGAGATTACATGCGCGAACAAATGGAGAAACTTTCCCAAACCGATGATCCTGAAGAACGCGAGCGAATAAGAGCAGAGATGCGACAACATCAGGAAGAAATGCAACAAGAAATGTGGGAGTCAGGTTCAATGCCTGGTTGGGGAGGTGATCCGAGGTGGGGAGGTGATCCACGCTGGGGTGGTGGTCCGTGGGGTGGTCCTGGTCCACGTTGGGGTGGACCAAATTGGGATAATAATCCTGGCCCACAATGGGGTGGCCCCAGTTACTATGATATGCCACCAGGTAGATCCGGGAATGCACCTAACTTTTCTGATAAAAAAGCTTTTGGTGGACATCAAGCCAAAATTGAACAACGGTTAGAAAATATTGAAAAACTTCTTCAACAAATAGCAGATACTTTAGCCAAACAAGAGAAGAAGTAATTGGTATCCAAATAATGGTGGAAACCAATAAACTTCATTAGTTCACTTGAGTCGTCACCCCCAACATTAGAACGATGTGAGTTATGTAGCAACCAGGGGGTGCGACCTCTAGTTACACTTAAATCACGTCGAAAACTAATAACCAAAGATGAAAAAAATCACCCAGTGAACTACTCTAGGCA
Encoded here:
- a CDS encoding putative low-complexity protein; amino-acid sequence: MANEKHLAILRQGVPAWNSWRKQARSTYPDLSGCNLIGMNLAKIDMFRANLNKVNLTDADLSGANLSGANISEANLMRANLIKADLSEANLSESYLARTNFTEANLAEANLTKAYLIESYLSGANLSEANLFRSNLFESDLFRANLTGANLFKANLTETNLIEANLTGANLFKATLTEADFSGAKLEGVYIESNRVNKINR